From one Nitrosococcus halophilus Nc 4 genomic stretch:
- the lipA gene encoding lipoyl synthase yields the protein MNSKTPPSSGELKRDRDIRALKGASKVARIPVKVEPTTERQRKPRWIRAKAPIGSEVLRLKGLLREHELHTVCEEASCPNLGECFGHGTATFLIMGNICTRRCPFCDVAHGRPDPLDAGEPMHLAQAVRAMGLRHVVVTSVDRDDLRDGGAAHFARCIQALRTQSPQTCIEVLVPDFRGRMDRALEALAVAPPDIFNHNLETIPRLYKAVRPGADYQWSLRLLERFKEGHSAVPTKSGLMLGLGEELAEVEQVMRDLRDHGCDMLTLGQYLQPSLHHLPVKRFVTPAEFDALGEKARAMGFSHVASGPMVRSSYHADRQAAGEAIT from the coding sequence ATGAATTCAAAAACGCCACCGTCTAGCGGTGAGTTAAAGCGGGATAGGGATATTCGGGCTTTGAAGGGCGCCTCTAAGGTCGCCCGGATCCCGGTGAAGGTTGAACCGACGACAGAACGCCAACGCAAACCCCGCTGGATCCGGGCTAAGGCGCCCATAGGTTCCGAGGTCTTACGGCTTAAAGGGTTGTTGCGCGAGCATGAGCTTCATACTGTTTGCGAGGAAGCCTCTTGCCCTAATCTTGGGGAGTGCTTCGGCCACGGCACGGCGACTTTCCTGATCATGGGTAATATTTGTACCCGCCGTTGTCCCTTTTGCGATGTGGCCCATGGGCGGCCAGATCCCCTCGATGCTGGGGAACCCATGCATTTGGCTCAAGCCGTCCGCGCCATGGGGCTTCGTCATGTGGTGGTGACATCGGTGGATCGGGATGATTTGCGTGATGGGGGCGCTGCCCATTTTGCACGCTGTATTCAGGCGCTTCGCACCCAGTCGCCCCAGACTTGCATTGAAGTCTTGGTGCCGGATTTTCGGGGACGCATGGATCGGGCTTTGGAGGCATTGGCAGTGGCGCCCCCCGATATTTTTAACCACAATTTGGAGACGATACCCCGTCTCTACAAGGCCGTCCGCCCCGGTGCCGATTACCAGTGGTCTTTGCGCTTGCTAGAACGTTTCAAGGAGGGACATTCCGCTGTGCCGACCAAATCAGGTTTGATGCTTGGCCTGGGAGAAGAGTTAGCAGAAGTGGAGCAAGTCATGAGGGATCTGCGTGATCATGGTTGCGATATGCTCACCCTAGGCCAGTACCTGCAACCCAGCCTCCATCATTTGCCGGTGAAGCGCTTCGTTACCCCGGCGGAGTTTGATGCGTTAGGGGAGAAAGCCCGCGCCATGGGGTTTTCCCATGTGGCCAGTGGCCCCATGGTCCGCTCTTCTTATCATGCCGATCGTCAAGCTGCCGGTGAAGCCATTACCTAG
- a CDS encoding citrate synthase — MSEYLPGLEGVPATRSNISEVDGEHGILTYRGYPIEDLAERSTFEETVLLLLDGELPTAQRLEEFTQELRQNYRVKYNIRTLMTALPSTGSPMEMLQAGVSALGMFYPGNECLTGSASCTDRNYVDNMTVKIIARMPALVAMWEHIRNGYDPVPPRPDLPIAQNLLYMFHGEEPDPLMAKIMDTCLILHAEHTINASTFATLVAGSTLASPYAVISGAIGTLSGPLHGGANERVVEMLREIGRPEKVKSWLDERLAHKQKIWGFGHRVYKTKDPRAKILQKLMERLPAERGGQLSPLFETALALEEAATERLGHKGIYANVDFYSGILYRELGIPTDQFTPLFAVSRSGGWLAHWREQLSDNRIFRPTQVYVGSPLRHYVPLNERG, encoded by the coding sequence ATGAGTGAATATCTGCCCGGTCTCGAAGGGGTTCCGGCGACCCGGTCCAATATCTCAGAGGTTGATGGTGAGCACGGCATACTGACCTATCGGGGTTACCCTATTGAAGATTTGGCCGAGCGTAGCACCTTTGAAGAGACGGTTTTGCTGTTGTTAGACGGGGAATTGCCTACAGCTCAGCGCCTTGAAGAGTTTACCCAGGAATTACGGCAAAATTATCGGGTAAAGTACAATATCCGGACCCTGATGACGGCATTGCCGAGTACCGGGTCTCCGATGGAGATGCTACAGGCGGGTGTTTCTGCGCTGGGCATGTTCTATCCGGGGAATGAATGCTTAACGGGTTCTGCTTCTTGCACTGATCGCAATTACGTCGATAACATGACGGTCAAGATCATTGCCCGCATGCCTGCCTTAGTGGCGATGTGGGAGCATATCCGCAACGGCTATGACCCGGTTCCTCCTCGCCCCGATCTGCCCATTGCCCAGAATCTGTTATACATGTTCCATGGTGAAGAGCCGGATCCGTTGATGGCAAAGATCATGGATACCTGCTTAATACTCCACGCCGAGCACACTATCAATGCCTCGACTTTTGCGACTTTAGTGGCCGGTTCCACCTTAGCCAGCCCCTATGCGGTGATTTCTGGTGCCATTGGGACCCTGTCGGGCCCCTTACATGGAGGGGCCAATGAACGGGTGGTAGAGATGCTGCGGGAAATTGGCCGCCCCGAGAAGGTAAAATCATGGCTCGACGAGAGACTCGCCCATAAGCAAAAAATTTGGGGATTTGGTCATCGGGTCTATAAAACCAAGGATCCCCGGGCTAAAATCCTGCAAAAATTGATGGAGCGATTACCAGCCGAACGGGGCGGTCAGCTCAGCCCGTTATTCGAAACGGCCCTCGCCTTAGAAGAGGCGGCCACGGAACGGTTGGGCCATAAGGGCATTTATGCCAACGTAGATTTTTACTCAGGCATTCTTTACAGGGAATTAGGGATACCTACAGACCAATTTACGCCCTTATTTGCCGTCTCTCGCTCAGGGGGTTGGTTGGCCCACTGGCGGGAGCAACTCTCCGATAACCGCATTTTCCGGCCTACTCAAGTGTATGTGGGCAGTCCCCTGCGGCATTATGTTCCGTTGAACGAACGGGGTTAG
- the epmB gene encoding EF-P beta-lysylation protein EpmB — MITQSPPPLQRPAWQTELARAVRNPQELLALIGLNHHPQLAGEATRRQFPLRVPRGYIARMKKGDPNDPLFRQVFPLIAEDQISPGFSADPVGDLAAMPAPGVLQKYAGRVLLVTTGACAIHCRYCFRRHFPYADHNPAPSQWQQALQYIAQNPSTQEVILSGGDPLTLTDNRLTELVQALAAISHVKRLRIHTRLPVVLPERVDSHLLQWLEHTSLQKVVVIHANHANELDDRVGEALEGLSRAGCRLFNQTVLLRGINDRVSALCDLSESLFDAGVIPYYLHLLDRVQGAAHFEVDTPTAQCLHRTLRARLPGYLVPLLVQELAGAPSKLPLEG, encoded by the coding sequence ATGATAACCCAATCACCTCCTCCTCTACAGAGGCCAGCTTGGCAAACGGAACTTGCCCGGGCTGTCCGCAATCCACAAGAATTGCTTGCTCTCATAGGTTTAAATCATCATCCGCAACTTGCCGGCGAAGCCACCCGTCGGCAATTTCCCCTCCGAGTGCCCCGCGGTTACATCGCCCGCATGAAAAAGGGGGATCCTAACGACCCACTCTTCCGGCAAGTTTTTCCCTTGATTGCCGAAGATCAAATTTCGCCCGGTTTTAGCGCCGATCCTGTCGGCGACTTGGCCGCCATGCCCGCCCCTGGAGTCCTGCAAAAATACGCCGGAAGAGTGCTTCTGGTCACCACGGGGGCCTGTGCCATTCACTGCCGCTATTGCTTTCGCCGCCATTTTCCCTATGCCGACCATAACCCTGCTCCAAGCCAGTGGCAGCAAGCACTACAATATATTGCCCAGAACCCAAGCACTCAGGAGGTGATTTTGAGCGGCGGCGACCCCTTAACCCTTACTGATAACCGCTTAACCGAACTGGTCCAGGCCCTGGCCGCCATTTCCCATGTCAAGCGGCTGCGCATCCACACCCGCTTGCCAGTGGTATTGCCAGAGCGAGTCGATAGCCACTTGCTCCAGTGGCTTGAGCATACCTCCCTGCAAAAAGTGGTGGTTATCCATGCCAATCACGCTAACGAGCTTGATGATAGGGTAGGCGAGGCGCTTGAGGGGCTTTCCCGCGCCGGATGCCGTCTCTTCAATCAGACGGTGCTGTTACGGGGGATTAATGATAGGGTGAGTGCTCTGTGTGATTTGAGCGAAAGCTTGTTCGATGCAGGCGTCATCCCCTATTACCTCCACCTATTGGACAGAGTCCAGGGAGCCGCCCATTTTGAAGTGGATACTCCCACCGCCCAATGCCTGCACCGAACACTGCGCGCCCGCTTGCCCGGCTACTTAGTGCCCCTGCTGGTGCAAGAGCTGGCAGGCGCGCCCAGCAAGTTGCCCCTGGAAGGATAA
- the efp gene encoding elongation factor P — MAAYSTNEFKSGLKVMMDGDPCSIVENEFVKPGKGQAFNRVKLRNLKTGRVIDRTFKSGETLEAADVLETQLQYLYSDGEFWHFMSPETFEQYSADGAAVGDAAKWLKEQDICTVTLWNGVPLSVAPPNFVTLKVTETDPGLRGDTSSGGNKPATLETGAVVRVPLFIDVGEVLKIDTRTGEYVERAKE; from the coding sequence ATGGCAGCCTATAGTACCAATGAATTTAAATCCGGGCTCAAAGTCATGATGGATGGGGATCCCTGTTCCATCGTGGAGAATGAATTTGTCAAGCCCGGTAAGGGGCAGGCTTTCAATCGGGTCAAGCTGCGTAACTTAAAAACGGGCCGGGTAATTGATCGGACCTTTAAGTCTGGGGAAACCCTAGAGGCAGCGGATGTCCTTGAGACCCAATTGCAGTACCTTTATTCAGATGGAGAGTTTTGGCATTTTATGTCGCCAGAGACCTTTGAGCAGTACTCAGCCGATGGGGCTGCTGTGGGTGATGCGGCCAAATGGCTCAAGGAACAAGATATTTGTACTGTTACCCTGTGGAATGGGGTACCCCTCTCGGTGGCCCCCCCCAATTTTGTCACCCTTAAGGTGACCGAAACCGATCCGGGCCTTCGTGGGGACACCTCTAGCGGTGGCAACAAACCGGCTACATTAGAGACGGGCGCAGTAGTGCGAGTTCCGTTGTTCATTGATGTGGGCGAAGTGCTCAAGATTGATACCCGTACGGGCGAGTATGTGGAACGGGCCAAGGAATAA